The following proteins are co-located in the Methanosarcinales archaeon genome:
- the truA gene encoding tRNA pseudouridine(38-40) synthase TruA has product MRIALKVAYIGTDYHGFHIQKNAYAVENELFKVLEELNIIKDPKSARYIASGRTDTGVHALGQVIAFDTDNPKLAIPRVINNLLPPSLWIWSKAEVANDFNPRRHALSREYRYIMCGCINIPLIRKASRFLKGTHDFSNFATSDGDKSTIRTVKRIDIRLDDDFVTLDIEANSFLWHMVRKIVTAIQMIGDEVRDMEWLEKMLQPEEFKEGLEPAPAFGLLLKNVNYGFDIPWEDDAYSKKIFAKRLLENYIWYGINAKIFNEFIKNMQS; this is encoded by the coding sequence ATGAGAATTGCTTTGAAGGTAGCGTATATCGGTACTGATTACCATGGATTCCATATCCAGAAAAACGCCTATGCTGTTGAGAATGAACTTTTCAAGGTTCTCGAAGAACTTAACATCATCAAAGATCCAAAAAGTGCCCGCTACATTGCTTCGGGTCGAACAGATACAGGTGTTCATGCACTGGGACAAGTGATAGCTTTTGATACAGACAATCCAAAATTGGCTATACCAAGAGTGATAAATAATTTATTGCCTCCCTCTCTATGGATTTGGTCAAAGGCTGAAGTTGCGAATGACTTTAATCCGAGAAGACATGCTCTGAGCAGGGAGTACAGGTATATCATGTGTGGGTGCATAAATATCCCTTTGATACGAAAAGCATCAAGATTTCTTAAAGGCACTCATGACTTTTCCAATTTTGCCACTTCGGACGGGGATAAATCTACTATAAGAACGGTTAAACGTATTGACATCAGATTAGACGACGATTTTGTCACCCTGGATATTGAAGCAAATAGTTTTCTATGGCATATGGTGAGAAAAATCGTCACTGCAATTCAGATGATAGGTGATGAGGTAAGGGATATGGAATGGCTGGAGAAAATGCTGCAGCCTGAAGAGTTCAAGGAGGGTTTGGAACCTGCACCTGCATTCGGCCTTTTGCTTAAAAATGTGAACTATGGCTTTGATATACCATGGGAAGATGATGCATATTCTAAAAAAATTTTTGCCAAACGACTGCTAGAAAATTACATTTGGTATGGAATAAATGCAAAAATATTCAATGAATTCATAAAGAACATGCAATCCTAA
- the lonB gene encoding ATP-dependent protease LonB translates to MENTNNENIEDLLGGLDISSTTEMEVPEQLIDQVIGQEHAVEVVKKAATQRRHVMMLGTPGTGKSMLAKAMAELLPKEELQDVLVYYNPEENNTPKIRVVPAGKGKEIVDAHKLEAKKRMQARNMFIMIFVFGIIIYSFLTQALIWGIIAAVLIFMVLRQFMPKEETYIPKMLVSNAGKEIAPYVDATGAHAGALLGDVRHDPFQSGGLETPAHDRVEGGAIQKAHKGVLFIDEINTLGLESQQNLLTALQEREFPITGQSERSSGAMVKTDPVPCDFIMVTAGNLDALKGMHPALRSRIKGYGYEVYMSDTIPDTADHRRKLVRFIAQEIKKDGKIPHFDKTAIQEILREARRRAGRKGHLTLKLRDLGGLIRVAGDIARAEGAELTLAEHVLKAKVIARSVEQQLTDQYLEHRKDYKMFERTGATVGRVNGLAVMGNDSGIVLPIMAEVTPAQSSSEGRIIATGMLKKIAREAVDNVSALIKKVSGKDNTTMDVHIQFIGTYEGVEGDSASISIATAVLSAFENIPVDQTVAMTGSLSVRGDVLPVGGVTYKIEAAAQAGIQTVIIPKSNMGDVLIEDEYKDKIRIIPVSNITEVLDNSLVGDEKKKLIERIKKTAQVPLLSLNLSDNISSTPTPVP, encoded by the coding sequence ATTGAAAATACTAATAATGAAAATATAGAAGACCTGCTTGGCGGGCTTGATATTTCCTCCACTACCGAAATGGAAGTACCTGAACAGTTGATCGATCAGGTTATCGGGCAGGAACATGCTGTAGAAGTTGTAAAAAAAGCGGCAACTCAGCGCAGACATGTGATGATGCTGGGTACCCCTGGCACTGGTAAGTCCATGCTGGCCAAAGCTATGGCAGAGCTTTTGCCTAAGGAAGAACTCCAGGATGTACTTGTTTACTATAATCCCGAGGAAAACAATACGCCAAAGATCAGGGTAGTCCCTGCCGGCAAAGGTAAAGAGATCGTGGACGCCCACAAACTTGAGGCAAAAAAGCGGATGCAGGCCCGCAACATGTTTATTATGATTTTCGTGTTCGGGATTATTATCTACTCATTCTTAACCCAGGCATTGATATGGGGTATAATAGCTGCAGTATTGATCTTTATGGTCCTGCGTCAGTTCATGCCAAAGGAAGAGACATATATTCCCAAAATGTTAGTTTCAAATGCCGGTAAAGAGATTGCGCCATATGTGGATGCCACTGGTGCACATGCAGGAGCCTTGCTGGGAGATGTAAGACATGACCCCTTCCAGAGCGGTGGTCTTGAGACCCCTGCCCACGATAGAGTGGAGGGTGGAGCTATACAGAAAGCACATAAGGGTGTGCTGTTCATTGACGAGATAAATACCCTTGGCCTGGAATCACAACAGAATCTGCTAACTGCGCTGCAGGAGAGGGAATTTCCAATCACAGGGCAGAGTGAACGATCGTCAGGTGCTATGGTAAAGACAGATCCTGTTCCATGCGATTTCATTATGGTCACGGCAGGAAACCTGGACGCTCTAAAAGGTATGCATCCGGCATTGCGATCCAGGATTAAAGGTTACGGTTATGAAGTGTACATGAGTGACACCATTCCTGATACAGCAGACCACAGGCGAAAGCTTGTGCGCTTTATTGCACAGGAAATTAAGAAGGATGGCAAAATCCCCCATTTCGATAAGACTGCTATTCAAGAGATTCTCAGGGAAGCCAGGCGTCGGGCTGGAAGGAAAGGCCATCTTACATTGAAATTGAGGGACCTGGGCGGTCTTATTAGAGTTGCAGGCGATATCGCGAGGGCCGAGGGAGCAGAACTGACCCTTGCAGAGCACGTATTAAAGGCTAAAGTAATTGCCAGATCAGTTGAACAGCAGCTTACCGACCAGTACCTTGAACACAGAAAAGATTACAAGATGTTCGAACGCACAGGTGCTACTGTTGGCAGGGTCAATGGTCTTGCTGTCATGGGCAATGATTCAGGAATCGTGCTGCCGATCATGGCAGAGGTTACACCAGCCCAGTCCAGTTCAGAAGGCAGGATAATTGCTACCGGCATGCTAAAGAAGATTGCCAGGGAAGCAGTGGATAACGTATCTGCCCTTATTAAAAAGGTCAGCGGTAAGGATAACACAACCATGGATGTTCATATCCAGTTCATTGGTACATATGAGGGCGTGGAAGGGGACAGTGCATCCATAAGTATTGCCACAGCCGTATTATCCGCATTTGAGAATATTCCAGTGGATCAGACAGTGGCTATGACAGGTTCGTTATCTGTGAGGGGCGATGTACTGCCTGTAGGTGGTGTGACCTATAAGATCGAGGCTGCGGCACAGGCAGGGATCCAGACAGTGATCATTCCGAAATCAAATATGGGCGATGTGCTGATCGAGGATGAATATAAGGATAAGATCAGAATTATCCCGGTTTCCAATATCACCGAAGTGCTGGATAATAGTCTAGTTGGAGATGAAAAGAAAAAACTGATCGAAAGGATCAAAAAAACAGCCCAGGTGCCTTTACTGAGTCTGAACCTTTCGGATAATATTTCGAGCACGCCCACACCAGTACCTTAA
- a CDS encoding 4-demethylwyosine synthase TYW1 produces MNSFDIFKKQGYHIVGSHSAVKPCLWSGRSIKLQGSCYKSKFYGIDSHRCIQMTPFLGCNQACLHCWRPVEHPVEVPRVWDNPEEIVEGCIHAQRRLMSGYGGLDKADPEKWKESLAPKHAAISLAGEPTLYPYLPDLVDEFRDHGLTTFVVTNGTNPEVIENIKPTQLYMSLDAPDRETYMKCCNPNHAKQWEKILHSLAVLHDHPARTAIRITLAKGKNFVNTTGYARLIELANPDFVEIKSYMHLGYSRKRLDRSAMPLHQEILQFSNELALELDYKLLDDVELSRVALLSKNEKIQKI; encoded by the coding sequence ATGAACTCTTTTGATATATTCAAAAAACAAGGGTATCATATTGTGGGCAGTCACAGCGCTGTCAAGCCCTGCCTCTGGTCAGGCAGATCCATAAAACTGCAGGGCAGCTGCTATAAATCCAAATTTTATGGTATCGATTCCCACCGCTGTATCCAGATGACCCCATTTCTTGGATGCAACCAGGCCTGTCTACACTGTTGGAGGCCCGTGGAACATCCTGTGGAAGTTCCCAGGGTATGGGATAATCCTGAGGAAATTGTGGAAGGTTGCATCCATGCACAGCGAAGACTGATGTCAGGTTATGGAGGATTGGACAAGGCAGATCCTGAAAAATGGAAGGAATCGCTCGCACCCAAACATGCTGCCATATCCCTTGCAGGAGAACCCACATTATATCCTTATCTTCCTGACCTTGTTGATGAATTCAGGGACCATGGACTTACTACTTTTGTGGTCACCAACGGTACCAATCCTGAAGTGATTGAAAACATCAAGCCCACCCAGCTTTATATGAGCCTGGACGCTCCCGATAGAGAGACCTATATGAAGTGCTGCAATCCCAACCACGCAAAACAGTGGGAGAAGATATTGCATTCATTGGCAGTCCTGCACGATCATCCTGCCAGGACTGCCATAAGAATAACACTGGCAAAAGGTAAGAATTTTGTTAACACGACAGGTTATGCGCGTTTGATAGAGTTAGCAAATCCTGACTTTGTGGAAATCAAATCTTATATGCATCTTGGATATTCCCGTAAACGCCTGGATCGAAGTGCTATGCCCCTACACCAGGAAATATTGCAGTTCTCAAACGAACTGGCCCTGGAACTGGACTACAAACTTCTCGATGATGTGGAACTCAGCCGTGTGGCACTGTTATCGAAGAATGAAAAGATACAAAAAATATAA
- a CDS encoding FAD-dependent oxidoreductase: MIFSKFQIADIIIRSNNISSFRFKRPHDFQYLPGQYIIVQLDLNHQIVRKAFSLSSSPTEQEFIEFTKKFTGHEFSEGLKALQVGDSLNLEGPFGSFTLKEDENKIVMLAGGIGVTPFRSMIRYSMDKGIDNDIVMICSNRTEDDIIFKDDFQEMIKQHPNFSIVLTCTRPTNNWTGICGRIDRNMIEREVPDFHERLFYICGPPVMVKSMRELLRSMKIPDNMILFEDFFGY; encoded by the coding sequence ATGATTTTTTCAAAGTTTCAGATCGCTGATATAATTATTCGATCAAATAATATTAGCAGTTTCAGGTTTAAAAGACCACATGATTTTCAATACCTTCCAGGCCAATATATCATTGTTCAACTGGACCTTAACCACCAGATAGTCCGGAAAGCATTCTCTTTATCCAGCAGTCCTACTGAACAGGAATTTATTGAATTTACCAAGAAATTCACCGGACACGAATTTTCAGAGGGGTTGAAAGCTCTGCAAGTGGGAGATTCTCTGAACCTGGAGGGGCCTTTCGGGTCTTTTACGCTAAAAGAAGATGAGAATAAGATTGTCATGTTAGCTGGCGGGATTGGAGTAACCCCTTTTAGAAGCATGATTCGATATTCTATGGATAAAGGCATTGACAATGATATTGTAATGATATGCAGTAACAGGACAGAAGATGATATCATTTTCAAGGATGACTTCCAGGAAATGATTAAACAACACCCCAATTTTTCCATTGTCCTTACATGTACCAGGCCAACTAATAATTGGACAGGTATTTGCGGTAGGATCGATCGAAACATGATTGAAAGAGAAGTCCCTGATTTTCACGAAAGGTTGTTCTATATCTGCGGCCCGCCTGTTATGGTTAAAAGTATGAGAGAATTATTGAGATCAATGAAAATTCCTGATAATATGATATTATTTGAGGATTTTTTCGGATATTGA
- a CDS encoding DNA-directed DNA polymerase II small subunit, producing the protein MDRINHTSFIVEQFAEAGYQIHPDAVSLIMEHDPDSLIINKILESLDESTLVVGPEHIGSRFTDKCVAPSESEINQFHKDPDYEDEWIGEMDILSDITDQSTCVGEYEEFVDYFRDRFSRLSELLRGRGVGFRPIESLNKRKTGLVEGREEVSVIGMVSDLRTSKNGHRFIEIEDTSGSLRTIVLKKNKNLFDDAMKVMLDEVIGVTGTLSDDGDMLFVNNIMWPDLPMRTDKVLGEKNSNGKAVLISDVHVGSNTFLEDKWLDFIEWLKFPVGNNGYITDIKYLVVAGDLVDGIGKYPDQEKELLISDVYEQYRAAAGYISLIPKNIKVIISPGNHDAVRQAEPQPTFDDKIQKMFKRDVVFVGNPAVISIEGVRILIYHGRSMDDIVANIPGMKYDDPTKPMIEMLRRRHLSPMYGSRVSIAPEKHDHLVIDKPPDILHCGHVHTVGCNTYRGVTLVNSGTWQSQTEFQRRMNLQPDPAKATIVDLATMDTNIISFQ; encoded by the coding sequence ATGGATAGAATAAATCACACTTCATTTATTGTAGAACAGTTTGCAGAAGCCGGTTACCAGATTCATCCAGATGCTGTATCGTTAATTATGGAGCACGATCCCGATTCTCTTATTATCAACAAGATCCTGGAATCATTGGATGAGTCCACACTGGTTGTTGGTCCGGAACATATTGGTTCAAGATTTACAGATAAATGTGTGGCTCCTTCGGAATCTGAAATCAATCAATTTCATAAAGATCCCGATTATGAGGATGAGTGGATCGGTGAAATGGACATTCTTTCTGATATTACTGACCAATCCACCTGTGTCGGTGAATATGAAGAATTTGTGGACTATTTCAGAGACCGTTTTTCCAGGTTGAGCGAACTGTTGCGAGGTCGCGGAGTAGGTTTCAGGCCCATAGAAAGCCTGAATAAACGAAAAACCGGCCTGGTAGAAGGTCGAGAGGAAGTATCTGTTATCGGAATGGTATCTGATCTGCGTACCTCTAAGAACGGTCACAGATTTATTGAGATTGAAGACACCAGCGGATCGCTTAGAACAATAGTATTGAAAAAGAACAAGAACCTCTTTGATGATGCCATGAAAGTGATGCTGGACGAAGTGATAGGGGTTACAGGTACATTGAGCGATGATGGAGACATGCTGTTTGTAAATAATATCATGTGGCCTGACCTTCCAATGAGGACAGATAAAGTACTGGGAGAGAAGAACAGCAATGGCAAAGCTGTGCTAATCTCTGATGTGCATGTGGGCAGTAACACATTTCTGGAAGATAAATGGCTGGATTTTATTGAATGGTTGAAATTCCCTGTGGGAAATAATGGTTACATAACAGATATCAAATACCTGGTAGTTGCTGGAGATCTAGTGGACGGTATTGGAAAATACCCGGACCAGGAAAAGGAACTCCTTATAAGTGACGTGTACGAACAATACAGGGCAGCTGCTGGATATATTAGCCTGATCCCAAAAAATATCAAAGTTATAATATCTCCTGGCAACCATGACGCAGTGCGCCAGGCCGAACCACAGCCCACTTTCGACGATAAGATACAAAAGATGTTCAAAAGAGATGTGGTATTTGTGGGTAACCCGGCAGTAATCTCAATTGAGGGGGTCCGCATTCTGATCTATCACGGCCGCAGCATGGATGATATTGTGGCAAACATACCTGGTATGAAATATGATGATCCTACAAAACCCATGATAGAGATGTTGCGGAGACGTCATCTTTCACCTATGTACGGCAGCCGGGTATCTATTGCACCAGAAAAACACGACCATCTGGTCATTGATAAACCTCCTGATATTCTACACTGCGGTCATGTTCATACAGTAGGCTGTAACACCTATCGGGGAGTTACACTGGTTAATAGCGGCACCTGGCAGTCCCAGACAGAATTCCAGCGGCGTATGAACCTGCAGCCTGACCCGGCCAAAGCCACAATTGTTGATCTTGCAACTATGGACACAAATATTATCTCATTTCAGTGA
- the hmgA gene encoding hydroxymethylglutaryl-CoA reductase (NADPH), which translates to MNRDSGITKEEIVQKVINGEIKFHEIDKYMNIKDAVTLRKTALATLTGTELDNIGKFSIDETEVSGHNIENMVGAIQIPVGVAGPVTINGEYAMGDFYLPLATTEGALVASSNRGCSVISASGGASVRIFQDVMTRAPVFKARDVVQAREFVDWVNDPRQFEAMKARASETTRFGELLNIAPFVVGNNIYLRFGFDTKDAMGMNMVTIASQAISSFITDQFDVELISLSGNMCTDKKPSAINNILGRGKTVVSEVVISRNLVSTKLKTTPDSMAEVNYKKNLLGSARAGSTGFNAHVANIVAAMYLACGQDAAHVVEASSAITTMELTKEGDLHCCVTLPAIQVGTVGGGTGIATQRECLEILGVAGAGDPPGTNAKKLAEIIGAAVLAGEISLIGAQAAGHLARAHQQLGRK; encoded by the coding sequence ATGAACAGGGATTCGGGAATTACTAAAGAAGAAATTGTACAAAAAGTGATAAATGGTGAGATTAAATTCCACGAAATTGACAAGTATATGAACATTAAAGACGCCGTAACATTACGAAAGACTGCTTTGGCAACTTTAACAGGAACGGAACTGGATAATATTGGTAAATTTTCTATTGATGAGACAGAAGTATCAGGACATAATATTGAAAATATGGTTGGAGCGATCCAGATCCCTGTGGGTGTTGCAGGACCTGTTACCATCAATGGAGAATATGCCATGGGAGATTTCTATCTACCCCTGGCCACAACAGAAGGTGCCCTTGTGGCCAGTTCTAACCGTGGTTGTTCGGTAATATCGGCCTCTGGGGGGGCAAGTGTAAGAATATTCCAGGATGTGATGACCCGTGCACCAGTATTCAAGGCCAGGGATGTGGTACAGGCCAGAGAATTTGTGGACTGGGTCAATGATCCCAGGCAATTTGAAGCCATGAAAGCCAGGGCTTCTGAAACTACCAGGTTCGGGGAACTGCTGAATATTGCGCCCTTTGTGGTGGGAAACAACATATATCTCAGGTTTGGTTTCGATACCAAGGACGCTATGGGTATGAATATGGTAACAATTGCATCCCAGGCCATTTCCAGTTTTATCACAGACCAATTTGATGTTGAACTTATCTCCCTTTCAGGTAATATGTGCACTGATAAAAAACCCTCTGCCATTAACAATATTCTTGGCAGGGGGAAAACTGTAGTGTCCGAAGTGGTCATATCCAGAAACCTGGTAAGTACCAAACTCAAAACCACTCCTGATTCAATGGCAGAGGTCAATTACAAAAAGAACCTGTTAGGCTCAGCAAGGGCAGGGAGTACAGGTTTTAATGCTCACGTGGCAAATATTGTGGCAGCTATGTATCTAGCATGCGGTCAGGATGCAGCCCATGTGGTAGAGGCCAGCAGTGCCATAACCACCATGGAATTAACAAAGGAAGGGGACCTTCACTGTTGTGTCACTCTGCCCGCAATTCAGGTAGGAACCGTAGGAGGAGGCACAGGTATAGCTACCCAGCGTGAATGTCTTGAAATATTAGGGGTAGCCGGAGCAGGAGATCCGCCGGGGACCAATGCTAAGAAATTAGCCGAGATTATTGGAGCGGCTGTGCTGGCAGGCGAAATATCATTAATCGGGGCCCAGGCAGCCGGACATCTGGCACGGGCACATCAACAACTGGGAAGGAAATGA
- a CDS encoding signal peptidase I codes for MELKDNETFSKLKHLYRRFKTSENFFVELTRDMLFVAAVILAVMVVSYLTLGVFGVPAVSVISGSMDPHMKKGDLVIYQNPDRTNIITYQDGATSEYKSFRNYGDVILYNKNGDTTQIPIIHRAMYWVEVGEPMWNGGPAAPYSGYITKGDNNTVNDQAIPISEGRPIKEEWVMGVSRWRIPWFGYPIMIKEEIIKLIR; via the coding sequence ATGGAACTTAAAGATAATGAAACGTTTTCCAAATTAAAACATTTATATAGAAGGTTCAAGACAAGTGAGAATTTTTTTGTTGAACTGACCCGGGATATGCTGTTCGTAGCAGCGGTCATATTAGCAGTAATGGTAGTTTCATATCTTACTCTTGGTGTTTTTGGAGTCCCTGCCGTTAGTGTTATATCTGGAAGTATGGACCCACATATGAAAAAAGGTGATCTGGTAATCTATCAAAATCCAGACAGGACTAATATAATAACTTATCAGGATGGTGCTACCAGTGAGTACAAATCCTTTAGAAATTACGGAGACGTAATCCTGTACAATAAGAACGGTGATACCACTCAGATTCCCATCATCCACAGGGCTATGTACTGGGTGGAGGTCGGAGAGCCTATGTGGAATGGAGGACCTGCAGCTCCTTATTCAGGCTATATAACAAAAGGGGATAATAACACAGTTAATGACCAGGCAATTCCAATAAGTGAGGGGCGTCCGATCAAAGAAGAATGGGTCATGGGTGTATCACGATGGAGAATACCATGGTTTGGATATCCTATAATGATAAAAGAAGAGATTATCAAATTGATACGATAA
- a CDS encoding ORC1-type DNA replication protein has protein sequence MLEKETEKTDKKSLFEDYLNNVVIFKNKEVLRPTYTPSQLPHRDHQIKTLASILVAALRGDTPSNILIYGKTGTGKTAVVKYVGKELEKTGENNEMPCFLFYLNCEVVDTQYRLLATLARHLGKEVPMTGWPTDQVYEEFKKSLDSEKRVVIVVMDEIDKLVRKGDDVLYNLSRINADLKNARVSIIGISNDLKFTEFLDPRVKSSLGEEEVIFPPYDAEQIYDILEKRAEMAFKENVLDQSVIGLCSAFAAQEHGDARRALDFLRVSGEIAERSLSPVVEEKHVREAQEKIESDRVVEVVRTLPTQSKLVLLSVVLLSKERDNNISTGEVFNIYKEMCKEIGADILTQRRVTDLISELDMLGIINAIVVSKGRYGRTKEISLSVLPNNTRYVLLEDYRIKPLEDFKLSFGAQSLLVNTF, from the coding sequence ATGTTAGAAAAAGAAACAGAAAAAACTGATAAAAAATCTTTATTCGAAGATTATCTAAATAATGTAGTAATTTTCAAGAACAAAGAGGTTCTCAGGCCTACATATACTCCAAGTCAGTTACCTCACAGAGATCATCAGATAAAGACCCTTGCCAGTATATTAGTGGCAGCCCTTAGAGGAGACACACCTTCTAATATCTTGATTTATGGAAAAACAGGAACAGGAAAAACTGCTGTAGTTAAATACGTGGGTAAGGAACTGGAAAAGACAGGCGAGAATAATGAAATGCCCTGCTTTTTATTCTATTTGAACTGCGAAGTAGTAGACACTCAATATCGATTGTTGGCAACCCTTGCAAGACACCTTGGCAAAGAAGTTCCTATGACAGGCTGGCCCACTGACCAGGTATATGAAGAATTTAAAAAATCTCTTGATTCAGAAAAAAGGGTAGTCATCGTAGTTATGGATGAAATAGACAAATTGGTAAGAAAAGGAGATGATGTATTGTATAATCTCTCCAGGATCAATGCGGATCTGAAAAATGCAAGGGTAAGCATTATTGGAATATCCAATGACCTGAAATTCACTGAATTTTTGGACCCAAGGGTAAAAAGTTCTTTAGGGGAAGAAGAAGTTATTTTTCCTCCTTATGATGCTGAACAGATCTATGATATTTTAGAAAAAAGAGCTGAAATGGCGTTTAAGGAAAATGTCCTTGATCAATCTGTAATCGGACTTTGTTCAGCTTTTGCAGCCCAGGAACATGGAGATGCAAGACGCGCCCTGGATTTCTTAAGAGTATCAGGAGAGATAGCTGAGAGATCCTTGTCTCCGGTTGTCGAGGAGAAACACGTAAGAGAAGCTCAGGAAAAGATTGAGTCTGACAGGGTTGTCGAAGTGGTCCGAACCCTTCCAACTCAATCCAAACTGGTGCTGTTAAGTGTGGTATTGCTAAGTAAAGAACGGGATAATAATATCTCTACCGGTGAAGTATTTAATATCTATAAGGAAATGTGTAAGGAAATTGGAGCAGATATCCTTACCCAGCGCAGAGTGACAGATCTCATATCAGAACTTGATATGCTGGGTATAATCAACGCCATTGTTGTAAGCAAGGGTCGATACGGCCGCACCAAGGAGATTTCTTTAAGCGTCCTTCCTAATAATACCAGGTATGTTTTACTTGAAGATTATAGAATAAAACCACTTGAGGATTTCAAACTCTCTTTTGGTGCACAGTCCTTATTAGTCAATACGTTCTGA
- a CDS encoding molybdopterin-dependent oxidoreductase, with translation MTLAENGSENKIDIPWVELPDDFRKETESTEYQNIELTPIFRQGNNAIKGTQHIDVETYKLQIDGLVDRPVYFTYNQLIAYPPTSKVVSLNCVEGWSFTAKWTGVPLETLLNVTGIKDNATEVIFYSSDGYSTSHSLTYLPDNNIILAYKLNDVTLPDERGFPLQLMAEDKFGYKWAKWIIRIELTDKPYEGYWESRGYSNNAEVGGPAFE, from the coding sequence ATGACTTTAGCAGAAAATGGGAGTGAAAACAAGATTGATATTCCCTGGGTAGAATTGCCTGATGATTTTAGAAAAGAGACAGAAAGCACGGAGTACCAGAATATAGAACTCACTCCCATTTTCAGGCAGGGCAACAATGCTATAAAAGGGACCCAACATATTGATGTGGAAACATACAAATTACAGATTGATGGACTGGTGGATAGACCAGTTTATTTTACCTACAATCAATTAATTGCATATCCTCCAACTTCAAAAGTGGTTTCACTGAATTGCGTGGAAGGGTGGAGTTTTACTGCAAAATGGACAGGAGTCCCATTAGAGACCTTACTGAATGTAACCGGGATCAAGGATAATGCTACTGAGGTAATTTTCTATTCCTCAGATGGTTATTCCACATCCCACAGCCTGACTTACCTTCCGGATAACAATATTATCTTAGCGTATAAGCTAAACGATGTGACCCTGCCTGATGAAAGGGGATTTCCTCTTCAATTGATGGCTGAGGATAAATTCGGATATAAATGGGCCAAATGGATCATACGAATCGAACTGACAGATAAACCCTATGAAGGATACTGGGAGAGCAGAGGATATAGTAATAATGCTGAAGTTGGCGGGCCCGCTTTTGAATGA
- a CDS encoding RsmD family RNA methyltransferase, translating into MTLIAFELSGEHPDLPAAEVIGVLQAENVGFSLYYQLDQILVIEVPGIIISQMNTLANRLAMTWYIIEVLGISGAEFADILKMAEGIEFEDHISRTYNIRTKKIKHKSHISSEEIERGIGKILYDKGFKANLKAPDIRYRAIISDSKCIFGKVLECIDRSVFETRNPQNKPFFYPGVLMPRLARAVVNIARVRQNDIVLDPYSGTGGLIIEAGLIGAVTVGCDVQKMIINGAKLNLDFYGVNYSVFLQDAGDMAIRDNCVNIVLTDPPYGRSALIQAQSLEQLMMHSLNEIYRILRFGGRAVLVSECNIEEWAEDSGFVVSEVYTQRVHRSLTRRISVLEKV; encoded by the coding sequence ATGACTTTAATAGCTTTTGAACTGTCTGGCGAACATCCTGATCTCCCTGCTGCTGAGGTAATCGGGGTTTTACAAGCCGAAAATGTTGGTTTTTCTTTATATTATCAACTTGATCAGATTCTTGTTATTGAAGTCCCTGGAATTATTATTTCTCAAATGAATACACTGGCCAATCGACTTGCCATGACGTGGTATATTATCGAAGTACTTGGGATTTCAGGTGCCGAATTTGCAGATATCCTAAAAATGGCTGAAGGTATTGAGTTTGAAGATCATATTTCCAGGACATATAATATAAGGACCAAGAAGATAAAGCACAAGAGTCATATTTCATCTGAAGAGATCGAGCGTGGAATTGGGAAAATTCTTTATGATAAAGGATTTAAAGCCAATCTAAAAGCCCCTGATATTAGATATCGAGCGATAATTTCAGATAGTAAATGTATCTTCGGAAAGGTATTGGAATGCATTGATAGAAGTGTATTTGAAACCCGCAATCCCCAGAACAAGCCTTTCTTTTACCCTGGTGTCTTAATGCCCAGGCTGGCGAGGGCTGTGGTAAATATTGCTCGTGTACGACAAAATGATATTGTTCTGGACCCATATAGCGGTACAGGTGGATTGATCATAGAGGCGGGACTCATTGGTGCAGTGACTGTGGGGTGCGATGTACAGAAGATGATCATTAATGGTGCAAAGCTGAACCTTGATTTTTACGGTGTCAATTATTCTGTCTTTCTACAGGATGCAGGAGACATGGCAATAAGAGATAATTGTGTTAATATTGTACTGACCGACCCGCCGTACGGACGCTCCGCACTCATACAGGCGCAATCCCTTGAACAATTGATGATGCACTCTTTAAATGAAATATACAGGATCCTGCGGTTTGGCGGACGTGCTGTGTTGGTTTCAGAATGTAATATTGAGGAGTGGGCAGAGGATTCTGGTTTTGTGGTGAGTGAAGTGTATACCCAAAGGGTGCATCGGAGTCTGACAAGAAGGATCAGTGTACTTGAAAAGGTTTGA